A region of the Microcystis aeruginosa FD4 genome:
TTTGTAATTTATTGCCAAAAGGAAGCTGCCTTTGTCTCCGAAAAAGTGTGATATACTGAGCGCCTTGATACTCGTCGTATCCATCCTTAAGATGAAACTCATTATTAATATAGTCTTCCACTAAAACATAAATAGCATAATGATTAGCCAATCCTGCTCGGGATTTAGAACCTCGATTAGCGGCTCTAGTTTTAATGTTCAAATATTGCAATAATTCCCTAGAGTTTAAAATGCTATTTCCCTGATTGGGAAAGTAATTATCGATAATTTGAACAATTGTATTAGTAAATTCATGCTTTACTATCGACATCGAAAAGACTCTCCTGTACAAAGTTAGATTCTTGTTCATTTTCGCTTTTTCTACTATAGCTTTTTTGAGGAGGGAGTAACTTTTCTCCCTTGTATTCTTGCCATCCGAGAATCCGTCGAAGACCAATTTTTAAATACTCCTCTTGTAATTCTATACTAATAGAAATTCTTCCCAAGCGTTTAGCTACAGCAGCAGTTGTAAAAGTTCCTGCAAATGGATCAAGAATAATTCCATTTTTATTAGTGCTGGACAGAATAATTCTTTCTAGCAATGATTCAGGTTTTTGTGAGGGATGATTTTCGTATTCATCCATGCGATATCTTACCCTAGGAAAATACCAGACATTGCCCGGTACTTTCTCTGTATTGTATTGACTGGGAATCGCTTTTCTATAATCAATTAGTTTTCGTTTTGCTCCAGTTTTTGCTTCTATCTTAATATCCTTTGAATTAAAAGTGTAATTATTTTTATCTTTGACACAATGCAGTATTGGTTCATACATCGAACCAAAGTATTTTGTTGCTTGTACTCCTGAACTATCATAATGCCAGATAATGCGACTAAGAATCGTCATTTTTTGTCTTAAGTAAAGATCAAAGTAAGGCATTGCTTGAGTGCTGGCCATAACATATAATGTTCCCTGGGGTTTCAAGATGCGAAGGCAATGATCAAGAATTTGGTTTGCCCAATTTATATAATCATTTTCCGATTCCCATTTGTCGTAAAAATCAGCAAAATGCTTACCTATATTATAGGGAGGATCGAGAAAAATCAGATCTACAGAATTAGAGGCAATCTCACTGGATAAAATCGGCAAAGAATCACCATGAAATATAACTTGTTCATCAGCTTCGTATCGTTTAAACATGATCATTTTTTTAATTTAAAGTAGTTGGATTTTTACTAGCTATTAGCGTTCAGCACCTAGAGAATTTTTCAGATATCAGAACATCCACTTTTAGTTCTTTATTTTTCAATTAAGCTGAGGGCTTCAAGATCAATCCTATAAGATTTGTTGGGAAAATTTATATTTGTCAACAAAATTATAAAGTATTGTAAATATTGTTAAAAAATGTATCGAATGTCAACTATTGGTCAAATAATTTTGACATAATTGGGGTGGAGGGGTTGACAGGTAAAATTTTTGTGTTTTATCCAGCATTTCTTAAGTGTAACTAGGATAGTTTAAAATCCACAACTGATAGTGTTATGAGTGATAATACCAAACAAATTTATAACTACACTGTTATTCTAGAAAAAGAGTCAGACGGTGGTTATCACGCTTTTTGTCCTGCGCTTAAAGGTTGTCATTCTCAAGGAGACACTTTTGAAGAAACGATTGTCAATATTACAGAAGCTATGGAATTGTACCTCGAAAGTTTGATAGATTTTGATTTTTAAGCCTTTAAATATTTTAATATGAGTCAGTATCCTGCGGTCTAATAATCGGGCCGAATTATTTCCAGTAAATTTCTTGCTACTGCCTCCACCACTGGTACAGGAACAGCATTTCCGAATTGTTTTTTAGCAATTGCATCCTGTTGATGATAGATAAAATTATCGGGGAATCCTTGTAATTTACGCGCATCTTGGGGAGTAATTTCTCGAAACTTTTTGGGTTTATAGATTTTCTTTAAAAACAATTGTTTGTATTCTTGGGGATGAGTAGCGGTAATTGAAATAGTAGCAATATAATCTTTAGCACCCGTAGCGGTTAGGGTAGGAATAATATCGGCCGTCGGTAAAATAATCCGATAAATGCCGTTAATTCCTGTCATATTTTTCGAGTTAATAAATTCATACTTACCCTCCTGCGTTTGCCAACAAATCCCCAGAGAAACTAACTGATTTAGTTCCTCGATTTTTAGATCGGGTATAATTTCCAAAAAAGTAGAAAAAGCCACGGGATGACCATCTTTTTCGCCATACTTTTTACTGCGTCTTAATTTCAGCAAAGCTAAACAGATACTTTTTTGTCGTTCCGTAGTTTTGATAATATCCCAAGAATGAATAGTTGTGTGACCATTTCTTAAATCAGAAAAAATAAAGAAGTCATTTAATTCATCTTCTTTTTGAAAACGAGTTCTCGATGGAGGAACAAACCCATTAAATAAAGTATCTGCGGATAACTTGACTTTCTCGACGGGTTGAATATTCTTGATGTCTTCTAAAATATCCAAAACCTTCGGATGGATACCCAAAGGTAAGGGAAATTTAAACCGCTCATAGTTGTCTATATCTTTTCTAATTCCTACGATAAAAACTCTCTCGCGATTCTGGGGTAAACCAAAATCGTAGGCATTTAATAACTGCCAGTAAACTTGATAACCACAATTAGCTAATTCATTGATAATTAATTCTAAATTCTCTTGATTGCGAGGACTAGCTAACCCACTGACATTCTCGAAAATAAAGCTTTTCGGTTGACTTTTATCGACTAATTTAATCACATCAAACCAGAGTTTTCCCCGGGGGTCATCAAATCCTCGTAAACATCCCGCCACCGACCAAGGTTGACAGGGAACGCCGCCGACAATAAGATCAAGATTATCGGGTAAATTGCTAATTTTACTCACATCTCCGAAAGCAATTTCATCGCTGTTGAGATAGCTAATAAAATTTTGTTGATAAACTTGGATGGCCTGTTGATCGATTTCTGAATAGCCTAAACAACGTCCTCCCAATTTCTCCAAAGCGATTCTAAAACCACCGATTCCCGCGAATAAATCGACAAAACGATACTGGGGACGGGTGATAACTAGATGTAGGGGTAATTGGGTTTGTCTGCTGAATTTAACTGTGGTTTTCAAGGGTAAATAATTCCTTTTCACCGTCTGGGAAGATGGGTATCTGTACTAACTATTTTAGTAGAACTTAAGAGGTTTTTCTCGGTATTTTCAGCCGATTGATACAATTTTCAAAAGTAATGGCAGAGATGGTTAATTAGATGCCTGCCACGAATAAAGAAAAATGGTATAAACCTTGAAAACGAGAATATTTACAGATAACGGTGAAGTTAGGCGAATTCAGCGACTATAGGGTTGCTCCATGCTCAAGCCTGGGATGACTCGATAGTGCTTCACGTTGAAAGTGCAAAGGGTTGCATTATGCCCCACAGCACAAGCGGCAATTAAGGCATCAATCAGTCCGACTTTGTGAGACAGATGGTAAGCCGTAAAGTCAGATAAAGCACGGGTACAGTCAGTTTCAGTAGGCCAAACAATCGGTAACGGTGCTACAAGCTGTAGGACTTTACGAACCTGTTGCTGGTTCTGAGCATCCTGAATCAACTCCATCACAACAAAGCCAGGGATACTTGGCAGTTCTGGGAGAGAGGCAAACCAAGCGAGTGCAGGCCCATAACCCCGCTGAATATCAATCATGACATCAGTATCGACAAGGTACATTTACTACCTAAGCCCCCTCACGGGTTTCAGCCTCATGGCGCAATTTGCTTGCCTGCTCCTGGCTATCGGTAATATCAGGTCGGGAGCCAATAACCCCAACGCTTTCCCAATAAGCAACTAGCTCCAGCCCTGTTTTAGGAGGATTTTGAAGAAAAGGGCGAAAGGAGAGGACACGCAGAATATACTCTGCTAAAGGCAATTTGAGATGAGAAGCTTCTGTAGATAACTCATTCTCTAGCTCTGAAGGTAGATCTAGGCTGATGTTCACGGTATTTCCTCAACGTTCAATGACCTGTCTTTGATCATATCGGATATATTCAGTTAAACGAACAGGCTGGGTTGACGCAAGGAAACTCAGTCTCTTCCATGTATTGTCAAGTTTTGTTGATTCTTGATTCTCCTATCTCCTGACTCCTCACCTAAAGGAAGATTTGTGATTTTTGCAGGAGATCTATCGAGTCGAGGAATACTCGTAGTCTTCGATAATGTGGAGAAGTCGCATAGCTGAACTACAGGATTCTTCTAAAATTTCCTGTTTCTCCTGAGAATCTTCGATTAAATCCTCAGATACCAGACGCAAAGAACCTAAAAGACTATTAAGACTGCTTCTCGCTTCGTAGGATAAATAAGCTTTTCTTTTTTGCTCATCTTCCCTATTCTTAGAGTCGTCCTCTTTGCTATCACTAAATTGCAGAGCGTGTAAACGGGCATAATGACCACCTTGAGCTAATAATTCCTCATGATTGCCGATTTCTGCCACTTTTCCCTTGTCCAGCACCACAATTTGATAGGCTTTTTGAACTGTGGAAAGACGGTGAGCGATCACAAGAGTAGTCCGCTCGCGACAGAGTTCATCGATCGCTTCCTGCACTAAACGCTCAGAAATTGTATCCAAAGCACTGGTGGCTTCATCGAGAATGAGAAGATCTGGATCTCGCAGTAAGGCACGAGCGATCGCTAATCTTTGTTTTTGTCCCCCCGAAAGTCTCACTCCCCGATCGCCAATTTCCGTATCCAGTCCTTCCGGCAGTTTGGAGATAAACTCGTAGGCATTCGCCCTTTTTGTCGCCTCTAAAATTTCTGCATCACTAACATCGCTTAATCCGTAGGCAATATTAAAACGGAGAGAATTATTAAAGAGAAAAGTGTCTTGACTGACTATTCCCATCGCTTTTCTCAGAGATTTGATCTCATAATCGCGTAAATCGTGACCGTCAAAAAGAATCCTCCCGGCTGTAGGATCATAAAAGCGTGGTAATAAATCAGCAATTGTCGATTTTCCCGCCCCTGAAGCACCAACAAGAGCGATCATTTTTCCTTTTGGAATCCACAGATCGATGCCCTTGAGAACTAATTCTTGATGACCAGGATAGGAAAATTGGACGTTATCAAAATGAATACCTGTCTCTAATCTTTGATAGGGAATAGAGCCATTGCTCATAAATGGTTTATTCTCTCGAATGAGAAAATCCGCTACCACCTCTACTGCGGAAACATCACCCAATAGACTACCCCTAGCACTGTTAATTTGACTAACTATCGGCAAGGCCCGGAAAAGCACATAGAGATAGGTCAATAAAATTGTCGCTAAAGCTTGCAGTTGTTCATTGAAAAGATAACGACCAGCAATGATAATTAAAGCAATAATAATTACCCCACCGATCTCATTGAGCGGTCCGATTACAGCATTATTAGTCTGGGCATCTAAACCCGCTTTCTCCCGGGCTTCGATATCTTCCACAATAGATTCTAATTCGTATCTTTCATTTCCTACCGCTTTAATTAGCCGAATTCCTGTTAACAGTTCCAACAGTTTATTAGTTTGCTGTTTAGCCGTTAGGGTGATAATCTCTCCAAACTTTTTCGATCTCTTGACAAAGTATTGATTAAGTAGAGCTAAAAAGCCCCCCAAAATAGTAGAAAGAATAGTTAATTGCCAAGAAATTGATAATAAAATAGCAAAGTACATGAAAGCTGTGGCGATAACCTTAATCAGGTTTATGTAATTTCTAATTGATGCCACGGCTCGATTAATCTCCGACATGAAACGATTAAAAATATCTCCTATTTTACTTTTTACATAAAAATCTATATCCACTTCTAGCAGCAGAATAACTGAATCAATTCGCATATCTCTTGCCATAATCAAAGACAAGTAAGTGCCTAGCAAATTACTGACAAAATTGGTAATGTGCTTGAGAATTAAAATCAATAATATCGCCGCAAACATCCAGAAAAAACGAGTATCGACCGAGAAAACATCGAAAACGGAGAGCAGCTTTTTGATAATTTGGGGGGCATTTTTTAAGAGATCATTTTCGGGATTAATAAAAGAAATTAGCAAAGGGATAACTAAAACAGTTCCTACCCCATTAAATATGGTACTGGCAAAGCCTATGACAATGCTGAAAACCACTAATATCCAGTGTTTAAGCGTATATTTAAGGAGGATTTGATTAGGATTCATCGCTCTAAGTAATAAAGTAAACAGTCAACGGTCAATTATCCTACTCCCTACACTCTAATATTTCCCTTCCAGAGAAGTAATTATGCCAGAGAGAGTTGTCGCCATGGCGGTGGTACTATAGGAGGCGATACAGCGCTCTCTCGCTTTTAGTCCTCGTGCATTAGCCGAGTCGAGATGATTAAAAACTTCGCTAATCATGGCAGCTAGTTGCTCTGGCGATCTAGGTTCGACTAAATAGCCAATATCAGCTAAAATTTCGGGAATATCTGCCACTTTAGTGGAAATAATCGGTTTAGCCATCGCCATACCATCGGTGAGTTTAATCGGAAATTGGGCGTTAGCCGTAGCTTCATCCCTCTGGGGAACGATAATAGCATGAGCAGCGGCCACAACTTCCGGCATTCGATCGATCGGTTGAGCAGGTAAATGAATTAACCAAGGTTGACCTTTTTCCAACAAACTATCCAGATAACCATCCCCGATTTGGCGACCTCCCACCACCACCAATTTAAAATCAGGATCACCAATTTGATCTAAAGCGATTAACACATCTTCTAAACCTTTGTGGGGTCTAGCTGTACCCGGGAACATTAAGACTTTATAGGCGGATAAACCGTATTTTTGACGGCAAGCGACAGGATCGTAGAGATTGGGATCGAAAAGTTGCGTATCCTTGCCATTCGGTAAATAAATCCCCCCGTAACGCTTTTGCAAAAATTGATTATTAACCGTCACCCCATCGGCGCGGTTAATTAAATTTTCCATCCAACGCAGATAGAGAGGGTGATTCGGGTCTCTAAGCGCACCATTTTTTTTGAGGATATCCCTAGCTAATTGTCGGGGATGAGGACGATAGGACCATCGATCGCCACCAAACCAACTCATTTCCCAATCGTCAATATCGAGAATCAGGGGACGTGGGGAAAAAAAACGTTTCAGTAAACCGATGCCGAAACTGGTGGGACGGGGTTTAACCGCATAGATAATCTCTCCGGAGAGGCGATCGAGTAAAGTTTTGATCTGGCCAAAAAACTGGGGATAATTATTGCCTTTGACCGATACCACCGGTATATTCCCCGGTGGGGTTGGATAGATTTCCTGGCCAAAAACAGGGCCATAAACCGTCACCTGACAGTTTAGCTGTTGCAAGACTTGAGCAATCAAATAGACTCTTGTACCACCCCCACCGGATAAATCTGGTGCTAAAACAGAGATTTTTTTGTTCACGATCGCCGATCAATCCAGATTATCTAGCACGATAGGAGAATGTTAATCAATGTTAACGTTTTTGTCAATCTTAGGCGAACTTAACATTAATACCCCCAGAGATGGATTAGACAAAGAAAACTAACATATACATTGCCGAGACGACTAACTGAGTAAACATCACTGGTAAACCGTAGCGCAGAAAGGTATGAAAGGTAATTTTGCCCCCGTGTTGTTCGGCGATGCCGGCAGCGACAATATTAGAAGAAGCTCCCACTAAAGTACCATTACCTCCTAGGGTGGCTCCGTACATCATCGCATAGAAAAGCGGTAAAACGGACGGGGGAAAGGAACCAGCATAATCGGGGGAAAGCACTTCTATCCCGACTAAATTAACATTAACAAGGTACTGTTTCAGTAGTGGAACCATGGCCACCACTAGGGGAATATTCGGAACGACACTGGAAATAAAACCGACAAAAAACAGCAAGACTAGAGAACCTAAAAAGATATTTTTGCCTAAAATTATCGCCAGAAATCCCGATAAACTATTAACTACACCAGTTTTTTCTAAGCCGCCAATTAGGACAAAAATTGACATAAAAAATAATAGGGTACTCCAGTCCACATCCCGGAGAATATTATGAACCGTATCGATTTTCGATTGCTGGGCTAAAAGTAGGGCTAAAGCTGCTCCCATCAAAGCCACGGCAGCAGGAGCAAGGGGTACGGGAAAAGATTCACCGACCACGAATAAAAATAAGACTAAAAAGACGATAATTCCCCCCAGAGCTAAGACGCGCGGATGATTAATTTGCGGATGGGGTAAGTCTTCTAAATGCTCGAATTTTGTCCGCCAGATTTTGGGGAATAACCAAGGTAACATCACCAGAATGGTAATTACTGCCAGCGCACCACCTAAACTCAAACGCTGTAGGTATTCCATGAAGGTTATATTAATAGAATCACCGACGATATAAGTAGCAGGATCACCAACGATAGTTAATAACCCGGAACTGTTGGCCACGAAAACCATTAGGATTAAGAGAGGCACAAAATCTACCCCTATATCTTGAGCTAGGGGGGGAATTAGAGGTGCTAATAACATCACCGTGGTAGCGTTAGGTAACACCGCACAGATCGGGGTAGTAATGGCGACAATTCCTATTAGTAATAATTTGCCATTTCCCTTGGCTAAAAGCACCATTTGTGCTGCTAAATAATCAAAAATCTTCGTTGGTTCAAAGGCTCTCACTAACACCATCACCCCAAAAAATAGGGCGAGAGTGGCATAACTGCGACTGATATAACCCACCGCCTCCTGGAGAGTCATGATATGGGTAAAAACTAAGATTAAAGCTCCTAATAAAGCCGCTACGGTAATATGAAGCCACTCGAACATAATAACCACAATGACTGCAACAAAAGTCATCGCAGCAATCCACATTGGTAAAGATTCCAGCATTTTTGATCCTGTTTTTACTCTCGGTTTCTCGATACAACTAAAAGTTTGCCCGGATGTACGGCAAACTCATAGAAAATATGGTTATCTACGGAAAATCTTAAAATTGTTCTGATCGGTAAGCTAACATGACAATCCCCATAAACAATGTCTCCTTTGAGTTATGACTATCAAGTAGTCCCAGCGACATAACTGAACCGATCAAGACATTGCTAGGAATGTAGTGATGTTTCAGTCTTCCCCCCCCACGCCTACGAAGTTAGCTGACGGGCTAGGATAGAGAGATATCCTTTTCTAGTCCAAAAAATCTAGAAATACGCCCCCAAATGTGGTTCCTCCGCTCCGAATTTGTCTAGCTAATATCTAGCATAGAAACTCGGATTAGGCTGACTTACTCTATTTAGTGATCCACCATAACATACTAACCCAAAAAAAACTATATAGTCCTATACCAGACCTATCCTGTCAGTTATCCCCCGGGTTGCTAGGATAGAACAATGATAAGCTAATAGCTAACGACTGACCGCCATAGCAGCCACATCAGCAATTTCTATGAATAGAAGACCCCGTTATACTCCTCCCCGATCGCGCGATCGTGATTATGACCGCTCCTATGGCGATGACTCCCGCGCTTCGGCCCCCGGGGGCCTATTGGCCAAATTAAACTATACCATGATCGCCCTGATTGGTGGTATTTTTGTACTAGGAGTGGGTCTCGGTCTGGTATTCAGTTCCACCGCTAATTTTAGCCCCGAAAACGTCGCTTCCCGGGAAGTAATCGATCGCAGCGCCCCCAATGCGGAATTATGCGTGCAATTTGGGGCCAGTGCCATTGTCACCGATTTGCGGGTTTATGTCACTCTTAACCCCTTTAATGTTTTTGTTACCCAACCAGTCATGCAACCCGGTTGCGTTTTGCGACGCAATAACTGGTCAATTTTAGAACAACAAAAATTAGTCGATGGACAGCAGGTACAAAGTTGCAAAAACCGGATGAATACCTTTGGTTATACCGGTCCCTTGGAAGGCAAACCGAAAATCGATTGTATCTTCCAAAATGAAGCCGGGGGTAATCTTTTTGTTAATCCCGCCGGTGCTGTTGGCCCCAGACCAGATACAGATAAATTCTAAACCGGAAAAGCTCATTCTCCTGACTGCTGACTCCTGACCACTGACTCCTAATTAACTACGACAATTTTGATTTTTACGAGAGGTCTAATGAGTTAGCCATTGGGCCGTAGTCACCACAAAAATTCCGCCAGCTTTTTTTAAAATAGGCTGAATTTCATCGATCAGACGATTAAGTTGTTCGTCACTATTACAAACCGTCATAATGTAGTTACCACTGTAATCACAATCCAAGTCATCACAGGATAAACCTCGATCACCTTTTCCCGAAGTACTGCCAAAGACGGTATAACCGGAAACTCCGACAACATCAAGAACGCTTAAGATTTCTTCCAGAAAAGCATGACTAACAATTATGTCCACTTTTTTGACAGTTTGTAGGGAAGGATGCGGGGATTCAAGCATGGTAGTTCAGTAAAAAAGGGACAAGTGAAAGAGAAAAATTTTGACAGGAATTATTGAAAACTCGCCTGGCTTTTTAGACTCCGCAGCCAATGATTTTGATCATCTCTAGGTACAGAGGAATACCGATGATGATATTGAAAGGAAAAGTTAAAGCCAACGCCATAGAAACGTATAAACTAGGATTCGCTTCGGGAACAGTCATTCTCATGGCCGCAGGAACAGCAATATAAGAGGCACTGGCACACAAAACAGCGAATAATAAAGCATTGCCCTGTTCAAATCCGAGAACCTTAGCGATGAGAATGCCAACTATAGCATTGATGACGGGAATGAACACCGAGAAACCGATGAGAAAAGCACCAGTTTTGCCTAATTCTCGGATTCTTTTCGCCGCCACTAATCCCATATCAAGGAGAAAGAAAGTTAAAGCACCATAAAAAATCTCTTGGGTGAAAGGTTCTAATTTTTCCCAGCCTTTTTCCCCCGTCAGCATACCAACAACAACACTACCGACTAAGAGAAATACCGAACCATTTAAAAAGGCTTCATGTAAAACTTTTGACCAAGAAAACGCTTCTTCTTCGCCATTTTTCTCTTTAAAGACTCGCACCAGGATTAAACCCACTACAATTGCCGGCGATTCCATTAAAGCTAAGGCCGCTACCATGTGACCGCCATAGGAAATATGAAGTTTTTCTAAAAAAGAACTGGCGGTGATGAAAGTAACGGCACTAATGGAACCATAGGCTGCTGCGATCGCTGCTGCATTGGCACTATCGAGTTTAATTTTCAGGATAAAGAAAGTGTAAATGGGAACGATGCAAGCCATAACCACAGAGGCAATCAAAGTTAAAGCGATTTGGTTATTGATGCCACTTTCCGCTAGTTCATAACCTCCCTTGAAACCAATCGCCATCAACAGATAGAGAGAAAAGAGTTTAGGCAGTGGTTGGGGAATCTCTAGGTCGGATTTAAAAAATACTGCCAGCATTCCTAAGAAAAAGAACAAAACTGGCGGATTGAGAATATTGAACAGGATTAAGCTGCCATCCATAGGTTTGCGTACACTAAGTTATTTCAATCTATACTATTCGATTTTGAGAATACTGGGAAAATGTTAAGAACCAGATTAAAACGCTTAACGATGGCCGCCCAAAAAATGCCGTCAGCTTTTCTCCCCTCTCCCCTCTCCCTTCTCCCCCTCTACAATAATTACTCGCAGCCAGAAATACGTTGGGTCACTATCATACTTTGTGCTTTTTGTCAAAAAAACTTTTTTTTTGCAATAAAACTACATAAAAAAAAGATCATCATTGCTGGTGAAATTGACTGATTTACCCGTCTTAATTAGGATCACCTTCTAGGTGTGGCAAGGGTTTCAACCATTGCTGCCTAAAAAAGCACAGAATAACCGACTATGAAATTCTACCAAATCGCTGTAACTATTGCAACATCGTTGTTAAATAAAAATCTTTCTCAATTAATTGTTAAGAATTTATAAATATTGCGGAATGTTAATTTAAATAGTCTCAAGTGTTTGGAGTTAATAAATAACTTTTGCTTATCTTTGTCGGAAAATAGAACTCCTGCAAAAATCCCACATCTACCATTGGGTTAGGAGTCAGGAGTCAGGAGATTATTTTTATTTATTCTTCCCCCGCAACGCGCACGCAGTGACCCCCCCACACCCCACACCCCACACCCCACACCCCACACCCCACACCCCACACCCCACACCCCACACCCCACACCCCACACCCCACACCCCACACCCCACACCCCACACCCCACACCCCACACCCCACACCCCACACCCCACACCCCACACCCCATCCCCTGTTCCCTGTTCCCCGATCAATGCCAAAAATACAGATTAAAACCCCAAAATCCCCACATCTTGCCGCCATGGTAGCCCTCGATCGCACCAGTCTCGGCGGTATTTGGACCCTATCCGGTTATGAACGGGAATTAAACAGCCCCAACAGTGAATTATTAATTCTTACCGTGGACGGGGAGGACGAAACCCTAATCGGATTAGCTTGTTTTTGGGCAATTCTCGAAGAAGCGCATATTACCCTCCTAGCAATTTATCCCGACTATCAAAGACAAGGATTAGGAAAACTGCTTCTCTACAAACTGCTTGAGAAGGCTGTACAAAGACAACTGGAAAGGGCTACGCTAGAGGTGAGGGGATCGAACCATTCAGCGATCGCACTCTAC
Encoded here:
- a CDS encoding sodium-dependent bicarbonate transport family permease — encoded protein: MDGSLILFNILNPPVLFFFLGMLAVFFKSDLEIPQPLPKLFSLYLLMAIGFKGGYELAESGINNQIALTLIASVVMACIVPIYTFFILKIKLDSANAAAIAAAYGSISAVTFITASSFLEKLHISYGGHMVAALALMESPAIVVGLILVRVFKEKNGEEEAFSWSKVLHEAFLNGSVFLLVGSVVVGMLTGEKGWEKLEPFTQEIFYGALTFFLLDMGLVAAKRIRELGKTGAFLIGFSVFIPVINAIVGILIAKVLGFEQGNALLFAVLCASASYIAVPAAMRMTVPEANPSLYVSMALALTFPFNIIIGIPLYLEMIKIIGCGV